GAGCGCCTCCCCGTTTTCAACAGAGACTTTGCCCGCCCCCATAACGTCAGCAAACTGATTGTACATCGACGCGCTGACAACAAGTGTACGCTCACCTGAAATCGTATAATACTGCAATTCGCTGGATGTTTTTTCAGCTTCAATATTGTATTGGTCCAGTGTGCTTTCAATGGTCTGGATATCTTTTTGCGGATCCGCCTCATCCTGCATGTCACCGTGAAAATAAGTGAATGAATACGGATTCGTTTCTTTCATTCCGGATGTCAAATAGGTCTGGAATCCGAATAATGTACCAATGGCACTGAAAGCAACAGTGGAAATAACTGCAACCATGAAGAACGTTCTTGCATTATCTTTCATGCGGAAGGACAAGTCTGACAGCAGGAGCATATTTGTCTTCTTCCAAAAAACAGCTTTTCTTTTCTTCAAACGATGAATCAGGTACACACTCAGCTGTGTAAAAAATAAATACGTGCCAAGAATAACGACCACAATAACGGGCAGCATGACATAGATCACCATCGCGCCTTTTGCCCATAGCGCCGTCACATAGCCTGCACCCAGAAGCAGTGCGGCAATAATGGTCAGTGTGACAGATGCTTTTGGTTCCTCCTTAGGCTTCTGGCTGCCTTTGATCAGCTCGGTAAGTTTTCTAGAACGAAGGAAAAAGGTCACAAAGAAAGAGATGATCAAAAAGAGCAATGTAAACGAAACAAAGGTGATGATGATGGCAAGCAATGGAAAGTAAAAATGTAATGCCTGCTCGATAATCAGCACTTTTTCAGCAATCATCAGGATCGCTTTGGCAAACAACAGGCCGATGCCAATGCCGATCACTGTCGCGAGCAGACCGATCAGCATATTTTCCAGGAATACCATCAGGCGGACTTGCCGCATGGACATGCCCTGCATCATGAGCAGCCCGAATTCCTTTTTCCGTGATTGTAGGAAGGCGCTCATCGAGTACAGGACAAAGAATAATGAGAACACATAGATGATGCCGCCTGCGATTCCCATGCCATACATCACTTCTGATCTCATGGTGTCTCCCGTCAATGCGGGATGAAAAGCAAATATCGCAAACGTGAAAAATATCATGACGGTGAACATACTGCTCAGGAAATAGGCGGCATAGAGCCGTTTGTTGCGGAGGACGTTATTAACGACGAACTGTCGGAAAGTCATTGTCATTCCCTCCCAACAAGGAAAGTGTGTCGATGATCTTCTGGAAAAATGCTTGCCGGCTCTCACCCTGATGGATCTCCGAGTAGAACTTGCCATCCCGGATGAAGACAACTCTGTCACAATAGCTTGCCGCCTGTGGATCATGTGTCACGAGCATCATCGTCGTTTTTTCCTTTTCATTAAGGGACACAAGCATTTCCATGACATCTTTGGAAGCTTTTGAATCCAGATTTCCCGTTGGTTCGTCTGCGAGCAATAGCTTTGGTGTATGGATCATTGCCCTGGCGATGGCTGCCCGCTGTGCCTGGCCGCCGGATATTTCATATGTCCGCTTATTCATGATAGGCGTGATCCCAAGTGTGTTTGCAATCGCATCGGCCTTGGCTTCCATATCCTTTACCTTTTTCCCGTCAAGGGTTAATGGAAGCACGATATTTTCTTTGACTGTGAGGGTGTGCAGCAAATTGAAATCCTGAAATACAAAGCCAAGTTCCCTTCTGCGGAACTGGGCCAACTGGTTTCGTTTCAAACGATGCGGATTTTCCCCTTCAATCTGGATGTTGCCTGTTGTTGGTTCATCAATGGTGGCAATCAGATTGAGGAGCGTTGTTTTCCCGCTTCCGGACGGGCCCATGATCCCGACAAATTCGCCCTTGTCTATTTCCAGATTAATATCCGTTAAAGCTCTATATGCGACCTTTCCTTCATAAATTTTACTGACTTCGTTGACTTTTAGCATGTCAATACCCCTTTCTGTAGAGAAGCTGTTTCTTGAAAACAACTCATAAAAAAGCTCTACAGATAGTGTAATCCGTTTTGTTCAAAGCTGCGATGGGATAACCTTTCATGAAGCTTACATTTTTGTAAGGATTATAAGTCTACAGTTTGTGATCGGGTAAACAGGATCCGGAACGTGCTGCCTTCCCCTTCTGTTGAATCCACCTCAATCGCATGTCCCAGGTAGTCCGCAACTTCCTTCGTTAAATACAGTCCCATGCCGGTCGATTCCCGGAAAAGGCGGCCATTGTCTCCGGTGAAAAAAGCCTGGAAAATGCGTTTCTGATCATGCCACGGAATGCCCACGCCATAATCCGTTATTTCTAAAACGGCAGCGCCTTCCTCCGTTTTATCGAGCACAATTTCTACGCGGTTGCTTTTGCCGGAGGAGTACTTGACGGCATTTTGCACAAGCTGGTTCACAATAAAAAACAGCCACTTCTCATCCGTTTCGACGGCAACAGACTCACTGCGGATATGCAGTCGGGGATACACCTGGTTACGGATGTAAAACCGTTTATTTTCTTGGTTAACTTCGTGCAGCAGCGCTTCAAGCCGGACAGGCTTCACATGGAAGTCATCCTGGATCGTGCGGAGCCGCGCCATGTTTAATACGGTATGGAGCCCATTTTTAATCCGCTCGGTCTCCTCCCTGATATCAGAGGATTCAGGTTCATCGAGGTTCTGTGCTGTCAATTCAATGACGGATAACGGCGTTTTCATCTGATGGACCCACCTGTCAATAAATTGGCGGTGTTCATCCTGGGCATCTTCCGCCTGCTTCAGCTGCTCCATAAACAGCATGTAATGACTTTTCGTCAATTGATCCAATGCCCTGCCGACCGGGGCATCACTGGTTTTTTCCAAAAGTTCCTCAAGCCGCTCTGCCTTTGCGGAAAGGCGCTTATAGACTTTGTGACGTGTGGCGTATTGAAAAATTAAATAACTGCCGAGAAAAAACACGGCTACGATGATGCCGTACAGGAGAACCGAGTAATCACGATACCCGCTGATCAGCAACAGAAAAGTAAAAAAGGCAAACTGAACAATATGAAGGACAATTAACAGCGCATGTTCTTTCAGAAACAGTTTCATTCATGGCTCTCCTCCCATGTCGGCCGCAAACGGTATCCCGCCCCGCGGACGGTTTCCACGGCCCCTTCAATACCAAGCTCCTGAAACTTTTTCCTGACCCTGGTAATATTAACGTTCAGCGTATTTTCATCGACATACGTCTGCTCGTCCCACAGCTTTTCCAGCAAATCCTCCCTGCCCGCCACACGCGGATGACGTTCCAGCAGCGTTGCCATAATATCACTTTCATTTTTCGTCAGCAGAACGGTCTGACCCCCAAACCGCAACTCGAATCTTTCCGGGAAAAGCTGAAGACCGCCCATTTCCAGTATTCTCTCTCCCCGGTTCCTCGCATATTCACCGTATGCCCGCCGCAGTTGACTGCGAATTTTCGCCATGACAACATCCGAATGAAAAGGCTTGGTGATATAATCATCCCCGCCATTTTCAATCGCCATCACCTGATCCATTTCACCCGTTCGCGCAGAAATGAAAATCACCGGACAAATCGATTCCTTTCGTATTTGCCTGCACCAATAATAGCCGTCAAAATACGGTAAATTGATATCCAGCAGGACAAGCTGGGGCTGGTGCTTCACAAAGCTTCCCATAATATGTTCAAAGTCTTCCACAATCGCAACGTCAAATTCATATTTTTCAATATAACTTTTCAGATGGGAAGCAATTTTCGGGTCATCCTCTATGATCATGATTTTAGTCATCGTACATCTCCTTGTTTCTGTGTCATGATGGATTGATTATAACATTTTCGGGGAGGGTGGGAGGAAACTCCAGTGATTAGCGCGCGAATTCCACTGATACGCTCACAAACTTCAACGATAAATCGGAAAACTCCCTGAATACCAAGTTTGAGAAACCATGATACGGCACTCGCGTTTCCTCAAACATTTTAAAATCCTTGTAGATTTAACAAGCAAAAAATGTTCATTTTGGTTTAACAGTTACACAAGGATTGTAGAAGATCAGTTGAGTGAAGCAGATTTTGTGGGAGAATGATTTAAAACACACAACAGACCGGATGAGAAATCCAGACGTTGTGTGTTTTTCTGTGTAGTAACTTTGTTATATTGCTCTACAACGATGTCGACCTCAGCAGGATAAAGAGGGGAATTAACATCTCTTAGCTCTGTACGTTCAACCACCCGTCTGCTCCCCAAAAACTTGTTCTTCTAATTCCTGCCGCTCCTCTTCTAAACTCTCCCACTCATAATAGTCTGTTAAAAGATCTGGTTTATCACCATCTACCTCTTTAATAGCCTTTTTAACTGTCCCTGCCTGATATTTTATTTGAAAAGATAAAATTTCTTCCATAACCTCTTTTAACCGTTCTTCGGGTTTTTGATGAAGTAACTTTTGTTGTTGATACATCATTTGAATTTTAATACTATAAACGGGATCTTTCCATAATGGGATCATGTGTTTAGGAATTCGCCGATGTGAACGATGATTCATATATTCAAATCCGCGCTTCACATAATTATTAATCGTAACAGTCGATACACCAAGCTGTTCTGCAGCCTCACCAGGGGTAATTAGATATGAATCATGATATTCAAACTGTATATTTGTTCCGCCAATCTCATAAAACCACTTCTCAAAATCCACCTTAAATTTACCAAATTCAATATCTTCAACGGAGCCATTGGTGATTGTATCAATCTGCTTTAGCCAATGCAATAAAGCTTCATGGTTTTTTTCAGAAGTAATAAAGGATTTGTTAAAATCCAGATGGTTTATATCTGGGACAACACGCTTAAGCCGATCTTTAAACAATTCCATCATGAACATAGCCACAGTACTTAGAATAGTAAAGGTTTCCTTTTCAATTTTTGATTGATTATTTTCTTTGTATGCAGCATCTATATCTTTGTCAAATTCCTCTAGTATAGCCACACTCATAAATCCCACTCCCTTCTCACCTCCATTATAACTTATATTTACGATATGTAAAGATCATTAACTTTATGATAAATTATTATGGACAATAAACGTACAACATATACACCAGAAGGAAGCATGGAGACGGTACGTGCTTCCAAGCAAATAGTACGCACTTTTCACCACAAAAAAATCACAGGAATCCCTATCAAATAGGCATTCCTGTGATTTCTACTGTCAAAGAAGCCATTAATTGGCTCTTAACCAATCAAAACTCCATAGATAAACCAATGAACTTCCCGGATACAAGCTCAAACTCCACGAATACACTCACAAACTCCAGCGATACAACCGAAAACTCCCCGGATTCCCAACACGTTATTCCTCAAGCAAGCTTTCCAAAACCCTTTGTGATTGCAGTGCTTGTTCCCCATCAATCATTGGCTGCATGTCCTGCTGCAGACAATCTATAAAGTGTGTAACCGCCCCTGTAAAACCACGGGTTGTCAACATTGTTTCCCAGGTCCCCTGTTCTTCCCAATGCAGTATACCATCTTTTTCTGTTTCCACCGTGCGCATGTTTTTGACACGGGTGATGGAATCCAGGGCGACCACTTCCAATTGTTCCAGGTTGGTACCGGCTTGGCGGTGCATTCCGGTTTGGTAAACGATCTTGTCATCTGTTTCAAACGTATGCTGGGCATAAATGAGCTGATCTGCCTCATTCAATTGCAGCCGCGGATATACGAGCTGAATTTTCTTTCCTTCTGTTAACCAGCGCACGGTATCTATCAGATGAAGATAGTCATCAAGCATCGTCAACTTATAATCCGCTCCTATTCCATTCACATGATGTTTTTCAAAACGGACGGCAGAGGCATGGGGGATCTTTTGCTTTGCCTTTATGTATTGTGGTGCAAAACGGCGATTGAAGCCAACCATCAGCTTTCTGCCATGTTTTTTGCTTACTTCAACCAGCTCTTCCGCTTCTGTAACGGTTGCCGCCAGCGGATTATCCACATATACATCCTTGCCATCTCTCAATAACTCCGCTACCACTGCATAATGAGATGTAGTCGAACTATGCACAAAAACAGCATCACAGTCAGCAGCAAGCTTTTTCACACTGGCGTATTCCTCCATACGGTACTCACTGCAGATTAAATTTCGTTTCTGCACATTTGGGGTAAAAGCACCTGCAACCTCCCAATCAGTCTCCTGTGACAAAATCGGTAAATATGCCTTTTGGGCAATTCCACCGAGCCCTATAATCCCAATTCTTGGTTTTCTCATGATTAGCCCTTCTTTCCAGCAGCATAACAGAACAGATTCCCCATACCTTTATGACATCGTATCATGGCAGTCCATTCCCTGCATCCCGAAAAAGTTCCATTCCTCTGTATCTATTATAAAAGATCATTGAGGAATTCTGAGCACCCCATTGTGCTTCCCCAGACAAAATTAAAAAACATGCCCTGTTATTCCTCAAGTTCAGGAAAACAGGGCATGTTACCACTAAGCACAATGGTCGGTGTATCTCAACATAGTTGTTGTATTTAATAGAAGTTAGGGACCGACACCCTAAACCCTCTATTACAAAATAGATGGCTTTGCGCCATTAAGCGGATTTGTCTGTTCAATGGCCAGTCCGGTATTGAGGACAAGGTCTTCTCTGAATTCGGGGCCTGTGATTTGAATTCCGCACGGCATGCCATCGATGAGACCGCATGGTACGCTCAGTGAAGGGAGACCTGTCAGGTTCCCCGGGATCGTAAGTCTGATGACGTTGGTTAGGAAATCGACCTTTTCACCGTTCAAATCGGCTTGACTATCCCCAATATTGATTGGCATTACCGGTGATGTTGGTGTTATGAGGACATCCACTTTCTTGAAGGTGTCCCGGAATTCCTTTTTGACCTGCTCCCTCACCTTTAACGCATCGGCATATGCCTGTGAGGAAGGGAAGGCGCCCATTTCCAGCATACCTCGGTTATCTGCACCAAAATCACCGGCGCGCTCCAGTACATTGTTCATATGAACAGCAGAGCCTTCTGACAGTGTGATGGTAAATCCGGCATGACCCGTTTCTGACATTGATGGAATGCTGACCACTTCTACTCTGGCCCCCTGTTCAACAAGGGTATTTATGGTTTTTCGGACTAATGCGTCAATCCGGTTGTCAATCTGGTTGAAATAGAAATCTTCCTCAACACCGATAACCAAATTTTTCACATCCCCATCAAGGACACGATTGGAATCGGCTGGGTTTCCGTCCCCTTTTCCCGCGATAATGTTAAATAGACCCGCGGTATCTTTGACCGTTTTGGCCATCGGACCGACATGGTCATGTGTCCAGGAGAGCGGATAAACGCCATGTGTGCTGACACGTCCGTATGTAGGTTTTAAGCCTACGATACCGCAAAAAGCAGCAGGAATACGGATGGACCCGGCCGTATCGGTTCCGATGGATGCCATGCTTGCATGCGCTGCAATGGCAGCCCCTGAACCGCCGCTTGAGCCACCGGGGATTTTGCTGAGTTCCCATGGATTATGTACTGCTCCGTAATGCGGATTGTCGCTCGTCAGCCCCATCGCGTATTCATGCATATTCAACTTCCCGGTAAGGATGGCACCCGCTTCCTTAAGTTTAGAAATGACACCGGCATCATAGGGCGCAATAAAATCCTGATGGATCTTTGAAGCCATGGTCGTGAGCTTATCTTTCATGAATATGTTGTCTTTAATGCCCATTGGTATACCATGATACATCCCGCGATATGTCCCGTTTGCGATTTCCGACTCAGCCTGTTTTGCTGCAGTTTCTGCTTCTTCTCGATAAGATGAGATCGTCGCATTTAATTTTTCCTCACAAGCCTCGGCTTGATCCAGCACAGCCTTTGTCAATTCGACCGGTGAAACCGATTTTTCTTTAATGAGTGGTGCCAGTTCTTCTACAGGTTTTACAACCAAATCATTTTTCATTATCGTACCCCCAATTACTTTATATATTTTTTCATTAGCTATATCCGTCTATTATCCTACCATTAGTAGGGTGCTTTGTATAGTAAATAGGGGGTGGAGAGCATGGGGACGGTATGAGGCTACTGAGAAAGATGACTTTTGCAGTGGCCTCGGATGGTGCTCGCGCTTCCTTACTCTTATGACTTGCTTAGGAAGCATGGGGACGGTACTCGTGCTTCCTTCCCTTATGATTTAATTGAGGAGAACCGTTGAATTTTATTTATGTAAATATGCTTAATCCTACTTGAAGGTTACACATGGTAAACACAATCGTACATCTGGTGAAAAAATTCGCACACAAGTCCCTTAGTGTTCAGAACTGGCATGAACTGTAAATTTTGGTGTGTCAGTTACAACCACTTTAGGATGACGTAGAATTGGCGTCAAATATATACTAAAACATAAGCAATATAAGCACCAGGAAGCACCAGTACCGTCCCCATGCTTCCACAGCCGCTTATTTTCCAAAAAAGATGAAAGCTTGGTTCGTGACGGTCCCATTCTTATGCCTATCATTTTTGACTTCAAAAAGTGGCTGCATGGGAGTGATGTTCACGTGAAAAGGATTAAAAGTGAGTAGGGGTATACGTGGGCGTTCGTATATATGGGGGGAATTGTAGATTGACCGATTAGGGACCAACAGAGTTCGATGGCATGTTTTACCACCCGGGTCCACATGCCTATGCTCTGTTTTTTATTTTAAATATCTCTCGATCATGCTCAGTTATTTTCTTATCAAAATAAGTAAGATCTTCCTTTGTTGCAAGGTGTTCGAAGTTTTCTATTGTCTCAGTGTGGTATTCGGTAAGTTTCCCAGTTTGCTCGTAAATAATTTGTAATTTACCTTCCATGCTCGTCAGGCGACGGGATGTCTCTTTTTGTTCAGTCTTAACTTCAACCATTTCTTTTTTCAAATCCTGGATACCAGCTAAGATCTGTTGAAGCAATTCTTTTTCCATTCACAGCAGCCTCCTAGTTAATCAAATATTTGGGGAATAACAGCCTCTTGAACAATACCAGCGTAACTTATTCCTCCATTATTTTTAGTTCTCCATATGTATTATAGCATAAAAGGTCTTAAGTCTTGTGAAGTATATATTTGGAGACATTTTTTAGATAGTGTGCGATTGACGGCAACTCGATGGATGCTATCTAACAACAGACACAAGGCATGGTAAACATAATCGCACACCTGGTAAAAGTCTTCTGTAAGTCCTTAGTATTCAGTTTTAACGAGCAAAAACTGTCCATTTTGGTTTAGCAGTAAGTGGGAAGCATGGGGGCAGTACTCGTGCTTCCAAACAAATAGTACGCACTTTTCACCACAAAAAGTCGCAGGGATCGCTATCAAATAGACAACTCTGTGATTTCTACTGTCAAAGAAGCCATCAACTGGCTCTTAACCAATCAAAACTACATTGATAAATCAATGAACTTCCCGGATACTAGCTCAAACTCCATTGATGAACCAGTGAATTCAACTGATACCAGACAAAGCTCCCCAGATACGCTCACAAATTTCAGCGATACATCCGAAAACTCCCCGGAGACCATAGAAACAGCATTCGCGCTCCCAAAAGTTTCAAAACATGGTGTTGAAGTTCAAGGTTAGACCCGGGACTTAAATCTTCTATGACCTCCACAGCATTACAGATTTAATGTTCTATTTTTATTATAAAAAACCCCTTCAGTCCTTTAATCTGAAGGGATTTCTCAAACTTTATATTCGCATTCCAGTACTTAAACAACCAACCACCTTAAAACGTAATAATCGGTTTAATGGTTTTACCGCTCTTGGTATCCTCTAAAGCTTGATGTATTTCATCAAATGAATATTTCTGGATCAACTTATCAAAAGGAAACTTGCCCTGTTTATACTGTTCGATTAATTGCGGAATGAACAAGGAAGGAATAGACAATCCTTCTGTTACTCCTACAATAGAACGATTTGGCATGACAAGGTCCTGATGAATATGAATGGGGACTTCTCCTCCGACAGCTACAACGGCTACTACGCCGTCTACCGCCAAACACCGTATAGACTGAAGGACGATATCGGGTACACCTGTCGTGTCAAAGGCATATTGTGCGCCTCCGTTAGTGATTTTGGAAATCTCCTCGAGCGTATCTACTTTCTTGCCATTCAACGTATGGGTGGCACCCAATTCTTTCGCCAAATCAAGGCGTTCCTGGTTAATATCAACTACAATCACATTCTCACAACCTAGCTGACTGGCAACCATCACGCCACTCAATCCAACAGCTCCGGCGCCAAATATAACGATGTCAGAGCCGTACTCCGGTTGTAATTTGTTCGCGACTGTCCCGGCACCCGTCTGAATGCCACAACCCAGTGGGCCCATTATGGACAGATCAACATCTTTATCGACCTTAACCAAGTTGCTTTTGTGCGAAACAGAATAGGTTGATAAAGAAGATTGACCAAACAGCGTGGCCACAGACTCTTCTTGTTGCCGCATGCGCATGGTTCCATCTCTCATTGTTCCTTCAAAATTTAGCTTCCCGAGGTTTTCACAGCTGCCTGGTTTACCTTTCTTACACATCTTGCATTCTCCACAAAATGCAAATGCAATAACCACGTGATCGCCTTTCTCAAACTCGGTTACCCCGGGGCCAACTTCTTCAACGATGCCGGCTCCTTCATGTCCCAACACAATTGGTAATGGTGTAGGCACTTCCTGGTTTAAAACACTCAGATCTGTATGACATATCCCAGTGCCAACTAACTTAATCAAAACTTCATCTTTA
This sequence is a window from Lentibacillus sp. JNUCC-1. Protein-coding genes within it:
- a CDS encoding ABC transporter permease, with amino-acid sequence MTFRQFVVNNVLRNKRLYAAYFLSSMFTVMIFFTFAIFAFHPALTGDTMRSEVMYGMGIAGGIIYVFSLFFVLYSMSAFLQSRKKEFGLLMMQGMSMRQVRLMVFLENMLIGLLATVIGIGIGLLFAKAILMIAEKVLIIEQALHFYFPLLAIIITFVSFTLLFLIISFFVTFFLRSRKLTELIKGSQKPKEEPKASVTLTIIAALLLGAGYVTALWAKGAMVIYVMLPVIVVVILGTYLFFTQLSVYLIHRLKKRKAVFWKKTNMLLLSDLSFRMKDNARTFFMVAVISTVAFSAIGTLFGFQTYLTSGMKETNPYSFTYFHGDMQDEADPQKDIQTIESTLDQYNIEAEKTSSELQYYTISGERTLVVSASMYNQFADVMGAGKVSVENGEALAVQPSDRVLAAHGGEKDMLNNAISLQNGDQLTPARTIENEAVLPELRGYYIVAEADYQQLPEPESTEKNWVWKAADGQSDAVVEAGTQLMDEVPPFAFQAIDAVMYMINKTYGPILFVGLFIGIVFFVAAGSFLYFRLYSDLDEDKAKFSAIAKMGLTDKELGKVINRQTAILFFAPIAVALIHGAVALTALAHFFEYQLFTESGLVLGGFLGIQIVYFVVVRYLYSRQIKSVL
- a CDS encoding ABC transporter ATP-binding protein; translated protein: MLKVNEVSKIYEGKVAYRALTDINLEIDKGEFVGIMGPSGSGKTTLLNLIATIDEPTTGNIQIEGENPHRLKRNQLAQFRRRELGFVFQDFNLLHTLTVKENIVLPLTLDGKKVKDMEAKADAIANTLGITPIMNKRTYEISGGQAQRAAIARAMIHTPKLLLADEPTGNLDSKASKDVMEMLVSLNEKEKTTMMLVTHDPQAASYCDRVVFIRDGKFYSEIHQGESRQAFFQKIIDTLSLLGGNDNDFPTVRR
- a CDS encoding sensor histidine kinase → MKLFLKEHALLIVLHIVQFAFFTFLLLISGYRDYSVLLYGIIVAVFFLGSYLIFQYATRHKVYKRLSAKAERLEELLEKTSDAPVGRALDQLTKSHYMLFMEQLKQAEDAQDEHRQFIDRWVHQMKTPLSVIELTAQNLDEPESSDIREETERIKNGLHTVLNMARLRTIQDDFHVKPVRLEALLHEVNQENKRFYIRNQVYPRLHIRSESVAVETDEKWLFFIVNQLVQNAVKYSSGKSNRVEIVLDKTEEGAAVLEITDYGVGIPWHDQKRIFQAFFTGDNGRLFRESTGMGLYLTKEVADYLGHAIEVDSTEGEGSTFRILFTRSQTVDL
- a CDS encoding response regulator transcription factor — encoded protein: MTKIMIIEDDPKIASHLKSYIEKYEFDVAIVEDFEHIMGSFVKHQPQLVLLDINLPYFDGYYWCRQIRKESICPVIFISARTGEMDQVMAIENGGDDYITKPFHSDVVMAKIRSQLRRAYGEYARNRGERILEMGGLQLFPERFELRFGGQTVLLTKNESDIMATLLERHPRVAGREDLLEKLWDEQTYVDENTLNVNITRVRKKFQELGIEGAVETVRGAGYRLRPTWEESHE
- a CDS encoding helix-turn-helix domain-containing protein, which gives rise to MSVAILEEFDKDIDAAYKENNQSKIEKETFTILSTVAMFMMELFKDRLKRVVPDINHLDFNKSFITSEKNHEALLHWLKQIDTITNGSVEDIEFGKFKVDFEKWFYEIGGTNIQFEYHDSYLITPGEAAEQLGVSTVTINNYVKRGFEYMNHRSHRRIPKHMIPLWKDPVYSIKIQMMYQQQKLLHQKPEERLKEVMEEILSFQIKYQAGTVKKAIKEVDGDKPDLLTDYYEWESLEEERQELEEQVFGEQTGG
- a CDS encoding Gfo/Idh/MocA family protein, with product MRKPRIGIIGLGGIAQKAYLPILSQETDWEVAGAFTPNVQKRNLICSEYRMEEYASVKKLAADCDAVFVHSSTTSHYAVVAELLRDGKDVYVDNPLAATVTEAEELVEVSKKHGRKLMVGFNRRFAPQYIKAKQKIPHASAVRFEKHHVNGIGADYKLTMLDDYLHLIDTVRWLTEGKKIQLVYPRLQLNEADQLIYAQHTFETDDKIVYQTGMHRQAGTNLEQLEVVALDSITRVKNMRTVETEKDGILHWEEQGTWETMLTTRGFTGAVTHFIDCLQQDMQPMIDGEQALQSQRVLESLLEE
- a CDS encoding amidase yields the protein MKNDLVVKPVEELAPLIKEKSVSPVELTKAVLDQAEACEEKLNATISSYREEAETAAKQAESEIANGTYRGMYHGIPMGIKDNIFMKDKLTTMASKIHQDFIAPYDAGVISKLKEAGAILTGKLNMHEYAMGLTSDNPHYGAVHNPWELSKIPGGSSGGSGAAIAAHASMASIGTDTAGSIRIPAAFCGIVGLKPTYGRVSTHGVYPLSWTHDHVGPMAKTVKDTAGLFNIIAGKGDGNPADSNRVLDGDVKNLVIGVEEDFYFNQIDNRIDALVRKTINTLVEQGARVEVVSIPSMSETGHAGFTITLSEGSAVHMNNVLERAGDFGADNRGMLEMGAFPSSQAYADALKVREQVKKEFRDTFKKVDVLITPTSPVMPINIGDSQADLNGEKVDFLTNVIRLTIPGNLTGLPSLSVPCGLIDGMPCGIQITGPEFREDLVLNTGLAIEQTNPLNGAKPSIL
- a CDS encoding NAD(P)-dependent alcohol dehydrogenase; this encodes MQVTGALVDENQNVKLENIELEGPYKDEVLIKLVGTGICHTDLSVLNQEVPTPLPIVLGHEGAGIVEEVGPGVTEFEKGDHVVIAFAFCGECKMCKKGKPGSCENLGKLNFEGTMRDGTMRMRQQEESVATLFGQSSLSTYSVSHKSNLVKVDKDVDLSIMGPLGCGIQTGAGTVANKLQPEYGSDIVIFGAGAVGLSGVMVASQLGCENVIVVDINQERLDLAKELGATHTLNGKKVDTLEEISKITNGGAQYAFDTTGVPDIVLQSIRCLAVDGVVAVVAVGGEVPIHIHQDLVMPNRSIVGVTEGLSIPSLFIPQLIEQYKQGKFPFDKLIQKYSFDEIHQALEDTKSGKTIKPIITF